TCCtccacaaacaaagcaatttttaacagtCAAGGTTTTAGCCACCTGCTCAGCCATTTCTATGAATAAATTGTTTGCCTTAGTACTTATTGGTAGGGGGTTTTCTAGCTTTTGCAAGGTATCATACACAGACCATCCGAGGGATTTTACTTCTCCATCTTTTACCTTTTCAACCTTAATAGTTAGGTATGTCTTTGGGTCTCGCCCTTGGCCATCAATTCCAAAGCCGTATGTCATTATGGATGGGATGTTACGGGATACTTCCATACGTATCATATTCCCAACATCTCTACGGAATGAAGTTACATAAGAACATCCCTTATAACCGCCTCCGGTATAGTCGCAAACACATTCCCAACCACTACATTTTATAGTGCCTCCACATGGTAACCATTGGTTAGGATTACCGTGAGCCCAATTAATCGTGGTTTCACATAAGTATTTATGATTAGCTTTATAAGCATCAACCCAAGTCTGACCTCCACAAGACAACCCAAAGCCTCTGCTCAGGGCAGTGCATGCATCAAACATCACAATTAGGGGTTGTTTACCCTGTTGCAGTTGTACAGTATAATTAGGGAAATACAGCTTGCCTTCTCCCTCTGGGCTATTCCTAGCACCCACCTTGGGCAGGCCTGTCCATAGGGTTACATTGAGGCGTACTGGAGTGTTGGGATTATAACATACAGTTTTTCCTTGTAGGGTGCACAAACTATACATAGTCTTGTTATGAAGGCAATTCATTTTAGTAGGCTTACACCCTTGGGGTGACTGCGTATGATACACCAAGGTATTGACAGTTTGAGCTCCGATTTTAGCTTTTGTAATACAGGGTGCACAATCTTCTTCTGACCCACCTTTGGTTACTGTAGCGGGTACCCGTTTAGTTCTAGTGGGACTATCATCATTCCAATAGGGTTTGATGTCCCTGGAGGGTTCCCACAATACTTGGCATAACCCACTCCATCCTAATGGTATGTTTTGACTCTTACTTTTATTACAAAGAAATAGTATGTCTTCAGGGCTTCCTTCTGCAGTCATACAGCAACTAGACCATAGGGTTTTATCAATCCAAAGACACCTTGGGTCCCCCTGATCCCAACTACTCTTAGTTGCTTCCTTACATAGGTCGTAAATCCcttttctccatttatcattatgaTTATTACATGACCACGCCAATCCTTTCCTGGAGTACCTGGGTGTTACCTCTATTGTAAGATCACATCCCTTATGTGCTGTTCTCCAATATTGGAATTCCCCTTCTTGAAATCCTCCTCCCTTGATACAAATGGTGCTTAGGGGTGGTCTATTTGGGTGTAGGCTTACTTCTCTCTTATTTCTACGTCTCTTAGGTTTTCCTCGTATAGTTACTCCAAATTTAATGGAACGCATTTGTACCATACATGCCCCTTGCCATCCCGATTTCAATTGTGATGGGGAAGTAACACGGGTCCAACCCCAATAATGGGGGACTCCACAATCCAAAACTAGAGGTGGTTCTCCCCCCTTTTGGTGGGCTTTTATACACATTCCCTTTCGCATTAGATATCCCACATACGGGCATACTTCTGGGTTGGAAAAACCTCGAGACTGACAGGCAAGTCTGGCAATCTTATCAAATAGGTCTGGGAGCTTGCAAGGGTGTGGTAGCACTCCATTCCAACAATTTGGAGAAAACATAATGGGGGTTGTCCCCTCTCCTTTCCTGGATCCAACATTATAAGATCGTATAATATGGGGTCTTTCCTCTGGGTTGCTCCATAATCCTAAGTTGCCCACATCAACAAGATTGCATTTGCTCCCAACACCGTATAACCATATCACTGATAGCGTAATAGACCAAACGAGCGGTATACCTTCGTGCATCCTGTTCACACACGTCGTGATCTCTCCGATCCTGCAATGCAAGCTGAACTGTAGGGGTTACTTTAAGTGTGTAGTATGCCGGGCCAGATCCAGTGATTAGATAGGGTTCCAACGCGTCTTCTATAAGCACTATATCACACTTAATATTACAATAGCTGTGCTGGACACAATCAATACAGTGGGCACAGCAGCAACATCCACATTCACAGGTACAAAACCAGCACATATGGTTAGCAAAGATgataaaagatgaaaataatcaaaggtTAGTATGCTGGTCCACGATTCTTCACCCGTGCGTAGAGAGTCAGCTTCCGGAGTGACTTAGCAAGGGTTCTCCACTGCCGACCTCTGGAGAATTCGCCGGGGGGAAGGCTGCGCTGGCCCTCCGTCTTCCCTTCCAGGTGCGGGATCTGCTTGGACTTCCCTTAGATTGCTTGTATGCAACTGTCCGTTAGCGAATGGGATGCCAGCAAATGGCCACCAGTCAACCGCTCTCACAGTTCCGTCAATTGATTGTTGGACCGTCGGGTTGGCGTACTTCACAATACAAATAATGCACACAATGAAAGCAAGAGACACAATACCTATAGCAATACAACAAAGGATATAATTGGACTTTATCGACGAATCAATTTCAACTTCAACGGTTGGTCGCTGGGATGTGTGGTCCATTGTTTGTCAGCGGCCTTCTTTACACGAGTCCAATGTATCCAGGTTTTAGATTCCGCAATCTTAACAGCAAGTGGAGATGTCATAATTACCtcataaggtcccttccacctcccttCTAATTGTTCCTTTTTCCAATGTTTTACCCATACCCGGTCCCCTGGCTTAAAAGAATGACACTTAGTTACCAACCTGGGAGGGGTCTGCTCCAACACATAATCCCTCAGCTTTTCAACCTGCTTATTTAGTTCCTGCACCATTTCCATGGCCCAAACTCCCCCCTTATGCCCCAAATCAGGCCATCCAGCCAAATTACGCCGTAATAACGTTGGAGGCCGACCAAACATTAACTCATATGGGGAGAGTCTATGTTGTCGTCTGGGAGCACTCCTAATCGCATACAATGCAAGGGGCAAAGCATCGGGCCACTTTAAGTGTGTTTCCGCACAAATTTTGGTTATCTTTTCCTTTAAAGTTCTATTCATCCTTTCCACTGGAGAACCAGATTGTGggtggaaggaagaatggaagcgCCATTTCACCCCTATAGCTTGTGCAATGGCCCGATTAATATGATGGACAAACTCCGGGCCATTGTCTGATGAAATAAAGGAGGGGTTGCCAAATCGAGGAATGATCTCCTTGAGTAAAACCTTTGCTACTTCCTGAGCCTTTTTCGTTCTAGTAGGGAACGCCTCTGGCCATCCCGTATATAAATCCACAATAACTAACATAGCCCTATAAAATCCACTCCGTGGCATATCAGTAAAATCTATCATGACTGTGTCCATAGGATAATAGGCAATAGGTATAGTTCCTGGTGGAAGGGAAGGACCTTGCCTAGGATTGACTCTCGCACACGTTTCACAGGAAGATGCTACTTTTACTGCCATCCCTGCTAACCCATCTATATAGTAATCCCTCATAAGAGCAGATTCTAAAGCCGTTTTCCCCATATGAGTGGTTTCATGAGTGGAACGAACCAATTGCCATGCCACTGTAGAAGGCACATATATTCTTCCATCCGGAAGAATATACCAGCCTTTATCGATGACCGCCATCAAATCGTTGACTGCCTTCTCACATTCAGATAAAGAATAGGAGGGTTGGATGTCTACTGGTATAACCCCTAAATCCAAGGCAACATTAATATACATGTCTGGTAGAGGCTCATGACGCAATGCTGCAGCTCGTGCTTCAGCGTCTGCTGTCCTGTTCCCTACAACAATTCTATCATCACCCCGttgatgacctctacaatgcaTAACTGCCACCCTTTTTGGTTTTTGAACTGCATCTATCAATCTCTGAATTAAATGGCTATGTTGTATATATTTGCCAGCTGAATCCCTAAAGCCCCTTTCCTTGTACACCGCCCCATGAGCATGCAAAGTCAAAAAGGCATATTTACTATCTGTCCATACATTCAAGCGTTCACCTTCAGCTCGTTCCAATGCCCGAATGAGGGCCCATAATTCTGCCACCTGTGCACTTTTTCCGGCCCCTAACGGCCCACTTTCAATTACCCCCTTATCATCAACAATGGCATAGCCTGCAACTCTCATTCCTTGGTGGATGTAACTCGACCCATCGGTATACCAGTTATAATCCACCTGAGGCAAAGGTATGTCAGTTAAATCAGGTCGTGTGGAGTACACGGTTTCCAATACCTGTACACAATCATGTTCCACCTCTGTCTCTGTAGGCAAGAGAGTAGCAGGATTTAATGAGGTAGATACCACTAGATGAACCTGGGGGTTTTCAATCATCATGGCCTGGTATTTGATGATTCGTTGGTTACTAATCCACAAATGGCCCTTCTGATCAAGAATTGCTTGAACAGAGTGTGGGGTGTGGACCTTAATTGGACAGGAAAAAGTGAGCTTATTACAATCTTGCAGCAATTCCGCAATGGCAGCCAAAGCTTTCAAACAATGCGGCCACCCTTGCGCCACAGCATCTAGCTGTTTTGACAGATATGCAACTGGTTGTTGCCACTGGCCGAGCTGCTGAGTCAATACTCCTAAAGCAACATTCTTACGTGTATCTACATACAAATTGAAGGGCTTACTCAGATTTGGCAGGGCTAAGGCTGGAGCTCTTAACAGAGCTTCTTTGATTGCATCAAAGGCTTGATCCTGCTCCTTCGTCCAAATAAAGGGGTCCGTTTTACTTCCCTTGGTAGACGAATACAGTGGAGCTGCCATTAGGGCGTAATTTGGAATCCAAATCCTACAAAAACCTGCCAAGCCTAGAAAACCTCTCAATTGTCTCCTATCGGTTGGCCTTGCCAGATTAAGCAACGCTTGCTTTCTCTCCGGGCCTAGTGCTCTTTGCCCTTGCGTTATATCATAGCCTAAATAGCGGACTTTTTGTTGGACTAACTGAGCCTTACTTCTGGATGCCCGATATCCACAATCTAACAGTAAACACAACATACGTCTTGTATTTTCCCAACAACCATCCCGTGACTGTCCAGTAACCAGCACATCATCCACATATTGTAAAACCGAATCTCCTTGTTGGAAGGggataaaatattgtaaatccTTGGCCAACGCGGTTCCGAAGAGAGTTGGGGAATTTTTGAACCCCTGAGGTAACCTTGTCCAGGTATATTGGCTCCTGGTTCCAGTATACGGATTTTCCCATTCAAAAGCAAACAATGGCTGGCTAACAGGATGGATAGGTATAGTAAAGAAGGCATCCTTTAAATCAATCACTGAAAACCATGTAGCATTAGGTGGGATGAGACTGAGTAGAGTATATGGATTAGACACAGATGGGTGAATTGTGACTGTCCTTTCATTAACCACGCGCAAATCTTGCACTGGTCTGAAAGACCCGTCTGATTTTAGGATAGGCAGAATTGGGGTGTTCCATGGGGATTGGATAGGGACCAATACTCCAGCATCTAAGTATGTTAGGATACAGTCGTATATAGCTAGGATGGCTTCCCTCCAATAGGGTCGTTGCTGCCCAATGTGAACAGGAGTTGCCAGGGGCTTCAATTCCACAATAATAGGGGGGTGATGTGCTGCAAACCCCGGAGGGTTATCCTCAGCCCATAATCCTGGCACATCAAATTCCCTCCATATGTCCGTACATTCCTCCTCAGATGTCCTGACTACCATCAACCTCCACATTTCATCAGGACGGTGGCTAACAGTGAGATACTGCTTTCCCTCATCAAAGGAAATAGTTGCTCCTAACTTACTTAACAGATCCCTACCCAACAACGGGACCGGACATTCGGGTATATACAGGAACTCATGTTGAATTTCAGAGCCCTTGAAAGTACAGGTGACTGGTTTCAAGACTTGACGTCCTACAATTTGTCCAGACACTCCTTGTACTTGAATTTGGTATGGGCCAGGGGTGGTTATTGGGTTATTTATTACCGATCGTCCAGCCCCTGTGTCTACTAAAAAGGTAGTCTGTTGACCCCCAATATTCAACGTAACCATTGGCTCGGGGGGAGTCTGCTCCAAGCCAGGTCCCCATCAATCTGACCAACCGATTCCGGCCAATCCAATACCCTCTACTCCTGCATTTAGTTGAGTATTCACACCTCTTCCTCCTTGACCCTGTGCCGGTTGCGACCCCCATCCGCGCCCTGGATGTCGGGGTGGCCCTCCTCGGCTCATCATCCCTCGCCCAGGCATTCCACGACCTCCCATATTCTGGCCCCACGGGCGTCGCCCGGGCGGGCCCCTGAACACTCCACGTCCCCTAATAGTCAACCTTTTCGGACATTCTCTCTGCCAATGACCTTCAGATCCGCAATGGGCACATTGATTTGGCCCCAATCCTGTTCTGCCTCCCTGTAAGGCCAACGCCAACAACTCCGTCTTCTTATGCATACGATCATCTTTGTCCTTCTTCTCAACCCTATCCCTATTCACATACACCTTTCTAGCCACTTCTACCAATTCTGTCGTATTCTTTCCCAACGCTCCCTCTAACTTTTGCAATTTCTTACGGATATCCAACGCACTTTGTGCAATAAACCTCTCATTCAACATCCTCACATTCTCTGGAGCCCTCGGGTCCATTTGAGTATACAACTCATAAGCCTCAATCAACCTTTGCAGGAACGCCTCCGGACTCTCATCCGCTCCCTGCATAACCAATGAGGGTTTAGACAAGTTCACAGGGGGTTTCCCTGCCTTCTTGAGAGCTGCCACTATCAAAGTTTGATACGTTTGTATCTTTGCCATGTCACCTGCTACCTTAGGATCCCATCCCGGATCCCGTTCCGGTGCCTCTTCCAAAAGTTTCTGAGCCCTATCTGCTTCTGTATGATAACGTTCTCTGAAAACCTCTCGCATTCCTGctttgcatttctctctctcctctgctgTTAGCAACGTAGTTAACAGCTGTTGTATATCTCGCCAATTGGGGTTATGACTATGCATAATGGTTTGAAACAAATCTGTCATTTCCGTGGGCTTCACGGACAATGGACCAAAATGCTTCCGCCAATTCAATAAATCCGTAGTTGAAAAAGGGATATATTGAAAACAAGGGCGGTATTCAAGATCTCCTTGGGCGTTGATGGCCACCTGTTGTTCTGTTACTCTTAACGGAAagagtccttccttttcctctaacAATGTACTTTCCTCTTTCTCGGCCTTCGCCCTCTCTGCCTCCATTCGTCTAGTTACCGGCCCTTCTCTTCTAATTCCTGTAGCCCCTGAACCACCATCCTTGGGCTCCCTCCTTCTCACTGCCCCTCCTGTTGCCTGATGATCTCCTGCCCCCACAACACTTTCCTTATCTCCACTGCCCGCAACAGCAACACCCATAGCCTGGGGCACCACAATGCCTACAGGTGCCGATGCATAGGGAGGGGGAGGTCTGAAGAGTTCCTCCTCATCTTGGGcaaaaatctttttcttctctgactCCTTTTTCTCTGAAGCTGCTATTTTTATGGTGCATCTGGGGGCTGACCTcaacttccccttttccttcggtCTAGCCACACACAGGCGAACCATTTCAGCTTGACACTGTAATAATTCATCAGCCTGTTCTGCTACAGCGTCTCCCCACTGATCTATATATGGAAACTGATTAGGATAGCGTTCTTCGTTTGCAGCGATTAACGAAGTTAAATCATCTATAATTTGGTTTTGAAACGTTCCTCCCATCGGCCATCCTACCCCCATCTGTGGCCACTGGTTCTGACACAAGTAGATAAGCCTATCCTTGGTCAATTTTGGGTACGGGACTCTATATTCAGTGTGATTGAAATATGAATTAAAGCCTTTAATCATGCAATCCAGCGGTGTGCTGGGTATGCTGCTACCCCCACCCATTCCTAACACACTACCAGCGACCTGAGGCCCCAGAAGCCGGAACTCAATGGCCACCTGCAGGA
This genomic interval from Thamnophis elegans isolate rThaEle1 chromosome 7, rThaEle1.pri, whole genome shotgun sequence contains the following:
- the LOC116510925 gene encoding protein NYNRIN-like — its product is MVTLNIGGQQTTFLVDTGAGRSVINNPITTPGPYQIQVQGVSGQIVGRQVLKPVTCTFKGSEIQHEFLYIPECPVPLLGRDLLSKLGATISFDEGKQYLTVSHRPDEMWRLMVVRTSEEECTDIWREFDVPGLWAEDNPPGFAAHHPPIIVELKPLATPVHIGQQRPYWREAILAIYDCILTYLDAGVLVPIQSPWNTPILPILKSDGSFRPVQDLRVVNERTVTIHPSVSNPYTLLSLIPPNATWFSVIDLKDAFFTIPIHPVSQPLFAFEWENPYTGTRSQYTWTRLPQGFKNSPTLFGTALAKDLQYFIPFQQGDSVLQYVDDVLVTGQSRDGCWENTRRMLCLLLDCGYRASRSKAQLVQQKVRYLGYDITQGQRALGPERKQALLNLARPTDRRQLRGFLGLAGFCRIWIPNYALMAAPLYSSTKGSKTDPFIWTKEQDQAFDAIKEALLRAPALALPNLSKPFNLYVDTRKNVALGVLTQQLGQWQQPVAYLSKQLDAVAQGWPHCLKALAAIAELLQDCNKLTFSCPIKVHTPHSVQAILDQKGHLWISNQRIIKYQAMMIENPQVHLVVSTSLNPATLLPTETEVEHDCVQVLETVYSTRPDLTDIPLPQVDYNWYTDGSSYIHQGMRVAGYAIVDDKGVIESGPLGAGKSAQVAELWALIRALERAEGERLNVWTDSKYAFLTLHAHGAVYKERGFRDSAGKYIQHSHLIQRLIDAVQKPKRVAVMHCRGHQRGDDRIVVGNRTADAEARAAALRHEPLPDMYINVALDLGVIPVDIQPSYSLSECEKAVNDLMAVIDKGWYILPDGRIYVPSTVAWQLVRSTHETTHMGKTALESALMRDYYIDGLAGMAVKVASSCETCARVNPRQGPSLPPGTIPIAYYPMDTVMIDFTDMPRSGFYRAMLVIVDLYTGWPEAFPTRTKKAQEVAKVLLKEIIPRFGNPSFISSDNGPEFVHHINRAIAQAIGVKWRFHSSFHPQSGSPVERMNRTLKEKITKICAETHLKWPDALPLALYAIRSAPRRQHRLSPYELMFGRPPTLLRRNLAGWPDLGHKGGVWAMEMVQELNKQVEKLRDYVLEQTPPRLVTKCHSFKPGDRVWVKHWKKEQLEGRWKGPYEVIMTSPLAVKIAESKTWIHWTRVKKAADKQWTTHPSDQPLKLKLIRR